CTTACTGAATGTGAACACATTTACGCCTTGTGCATAAATACGCACGATTGACATTTTCCATTTTTCCGTGAGCTGCTTTGGCAACGTATAGCCCAATTCTAGATTCTTCAAACGAATAAAGCTCATATCGCGTTGCCATAAAGTGGAAGCTTGAGAGTTATTGGCAATATTAAATGAGAGCCGTGGATAAGTTGCATTTGGATTAGGGTTGTCTGCACTCCAGCGGTGATCAGCGACATCCGAATAGATCTGTCCATAGCCCCAGATGTTGCCAGTCTGACCATATAGAGGTCCTCCCGCTATAATCCGGGATATTTGTCCGACTCCATGGAAAAAAGCCGATAGATCAAATCCCTTCCAAGATACACTGGCGCCAAATCCATAATTCCATTGCGGCATATCTGTATCACCTATCGCTACTTTATCTTCTTCTGTAATTTCGCCGTCTCCATTGATGTCCCGATATTTTACATCACCGGGACGTATCACATCGCCATAGCGTTGAATCGGGCTATGCGCGATTTCCTCTTCTGACTCAAACAGCCCCAAAGCAATTAATCCGCGCTGCTGTCCCCAACGTTGTCCTATTTCAGACTGATATGCCCATCTTGGAATTGGCTTGTCATCAAATAATTTTTTATTTCGATTGTAAGTTAGATTACCCCGGACCTGTATGCCGACTTCCCCCTGGCGATGATTAAATTCCAAGGATCCTTCGGCCCCTTTATTTTGCATCTGTCCAATATTAACATAGGGTTTTACATTAATTCCCACGATGGAAGGCACACTTTCCTGAAGAATGTAAATTCCATCACGTTTCTCCGCAAAATAATCGGCCTGTATGGTCAATTTGTTGAAAAGGCTTAACTCAAGCCCGATGTTACGCTTTAATGCACTTTCCCAGGCAACCAGTGGATTCCCCGGATAACCGGTTGCTATACCCTGAAGATAATTTTTGCCACCAATGCCGAAAGAATAGCCTCCATCGAGCTTCATTTCTGAATTGTAAGCAAATCGACGTGAACCACCGATTTTATCGCTACCAATCCGACCAATTGACCCCCGAATTTTCAGAAAGTTAACGACAGGCAATAGCGACTTAAAGAACGCTTCATTACTAATAACATAGCCCATAGCCAAGGAAGGAAAGAAACCAAAACGTTTCTTTGGCGCAAAGTTCTCAGATCCATTGTAGCCAAAGTTACCTTCGATAAAGTAACGGTCCTGGTAGGAATAGGTCAAACGTGAAGCAATCCCCGTATTGCGATAGGGGAATGCTGCGATATAATCCCGTTCTGGAAAGTTATTTGTCCGCTCGCGCATGGAGAATAAAAATAGTCCTCCGACGCGATGCTTGTCACCAAACAACTGGTCATACATCAGGGAACTTTCAAAATTAGTCGCACGCTCTCCCGAATGATAGTCGGCTAAAGCAAGATAATCGCTGCCATTACCGTTATCTTTTAAAATAAGATTCCCTTCGCTGTCCCGCGGTTTTGTTTTGTCAACATAATAGGTGGTTGGTGCCTTTCTTTTGTCTAATGTCGAAGAGTTCTTTGCATCCCAGGAAAACTTAACATTCGCTTTTAAACCGGGAGTTATCAACTCCGAAAAATCTTGCGTGATACCAATCAACGACTGCGCATTATTCCAGAAATCCTTCGAAAATCCAGTGGTATTGAGCGAATAATAGGGATTTTGTCCTCCTTGTGGCTGTGCATAGGCGCCATTTGAAAATTGGGTAGGTGTTGCCACTGGTGTGGTGTGGAGCACAATATCATACATATCACCCAAATTTACACCTAATCGGTTTTTTGTTTCGTATTGATTGGAGAGGTTTAGGTTTACTTCAGTCGATCGAGACAGTCTAATATCAACATTCGATCTAAAATTAATCCGGTCAAAATTCACAGATGGATCATAATTCGATGTCTTTCGAGGCTGAAAGATACCGTTCTCTTTCATATAAGAACCCGACACGTAATATTTAATAAAATCTCCTCCTCCAGTCACATTTACATTCAAACGTTCATTTGATGTTCTCTTTTTAAAGATCTCTTGCATCCAATCCACATTTGGATAGACATCTGGATCTACTTTATTCACATATTTATTTATCTCTTCTTGTGTCAATGGGGCTTTTCCAGAAGCTTCAAAATTGATATCGTTATAATAATCTAACCATTGAGCAGCATTTGCCAATTTCGGTAGGACAACAGGTTCCAACATACCGCGCTCAACACGTGCATTGATACTCGGTTTAACACTTTTCTTTCCCCTTTTTGTTGTAATGATCACAATACCATTTGCTCCTCTTACGCCATACACGGCTGTGGCAGTTGCATCTTTCAAGACAGAGAATGACTCGACATCCTCGGGGTCTACGAGGTCCATGGGACGTTCGATCCCGTCCACCAATACCAGTGGACCGGTCCCACCTGCAAAACTGCTCACCCCACGTATCCAAAATGACGTTGCAGAGCCGGGCTCTCCCGAACCTTGAACCGTAACAACGCCTGCCATCTGTCCCGCCAATGCGCTGCTGATCTTAGCAACGGGAGTTTTTAACTGTTGCGGGGAAACGCTACTAATTGCACCCACTACGCTGATTTTACGTTGCTTTCCATAAGCAACAACTACAGCTTCCTCCAGATCGCTTACCGCAGGCTCCAAAGTGATCTTCAGCTGATTTGACGCACTAATATTCCGCTCAAACGACTGAAATCCTACGAGCGAAAACTGCAGCACCTTATGCTGATCTTCAATTTCCAAGGCAAATTGCCCCTGCGCATCGGTCTTCGTTCCAATAGTTGTCCCCTTAACCGCAACCGTAACACTTTCCAATGGCGCTCCCTTACTATCAGACACAACCCCTGTTATTCTACGCCGCTGCAAGAACACCGCGGTGCTGGAAGCAACTTGCGGAGAACCCACTTTGGCCATAATCAATACCGTGTTCAGATTCAATTCGTAAGTCAGGTTTCTTTCCGACAGAAACTCTTGTAGGACCTCTTTAAAGTTTTTGTGATTTGCTTTAATGGTCACTCTTTTTTGTTTGTTAATCAAACTGTTATTGTACAAAAACTCGTACCCCGTTTGTTTTT
The Sphingobacterium multivorum genome window above contains:
- a CDS encoding TonB-dependent receptor; the encoded protein is MKVCILILIISMVHVHASSFGQQVTLDIKNGRLVDVLDEIQKQTGYEFLYNNSLINKQKRVTIKANHKNFKEVLQEFLSERNLTYELNLNTVLIMAKVGSPQVASSTAVFLQRRRITGVVSDSKGAPLESVTVAVKGTTIGTKTDAQGQFALEIEDQHKVLQFSLVGFQSFERNISASNQLKITLEPAVSDLEEAVVVAYGKQRKISVVGAISSVSPQQLKTPVAKISSALAGQMAGVVTVQGSGEPGSATSFWIRGVSSFAGGTGPLVLVDGIERPMDLVDPEDVESFSVLKDATATAVYGVRGANGIVIITTKRGKKSVKPSINARVERGMLEPVVLPKLANAAQWLDYYNDINFEASGKAPLTQEEINKYVNKVDPDVYPNVDWMQEIFKKRTSNERLNVNVTGGGDFIKYYVSGSYMKENGIFQPRKTSNYDPSVNFDRINFRSNVDIRLSRSTEVNLNLSNQYETKNRLGVNLGDMYDIVLHTTPVATPTQFSNGAYAQPQGGQNPYYSLNTTGFSKDFWNNAQSLIGITQDFSELITPGLKANVKFSWDAKNSSTLDKRKAPTTYYVDKTKPRDSEGNLILKDNGNGSDYLALADYHSGERATNFESSLMYDQLFGDKHRVGGLFLFSMRERTNNFPERDYIAAFPYRNTGIASRLTYSYQDRYFIEGNFGYNGSENFAPKKRFGFFPSLAMGYVISNEAFFKSLLPVVNFLKIRGSIGRIGSDKIGGSRRFAYNSEMKLDGGYSFGIGGKNYLQGIATGYPGNPLVAWESALKRNIGLELSLFNKLTIQADYFAEKRDGIYILQESVPSIVGINVKPYVNIGQMQNKGAEGSLEFNHRQGEVGIQVRGNLTYNRNKKLFDDKPIPRWAYQSEIGQRWGQQRGLIALGLFESEEEIAHSPIQRYGDVIRPGDVKYRDINGDGEITEEDKVAIGDTDMPQWNYGFGASVSWKGFDLSAFFHGVGQISRIIAGGPLYGQTGNIWGYGQIYSDVADHRWSADNPNPNATYPRLSFNIANNSQASTLWQRDMSFIRLKNLELGYTLPKQLTEKWKMSIVRIYAQGVNVFTFSKFKLWDPELETVSGSSYPQMRVFNVGLSVTL